A region of the Candidatus Schekmanbacteria bacterium genome:
AATAACCAACAAACCGTTTCCGTTCCGGCAGGTCATTTTATGACAGAATAATCGCAATGAGATTAAGAATATAATAGTTGACATAACTTAAACGCAAGTCTTTTAAGGAATAAAAACTTGGATAATTAATGAAAAAATCTACGATAATAATCCTTGGAATTATCATTGCAATTATAATGTTTCTTTTGACAATGCCTCGGGCAGGTCCTTATGATTCATTTGCAGACTGTATCTCAAAAAGCGGTGCAATAATGTATGGGACTGACTGGTGCCCTCATTGCAAGGCTCAAAAAAAGATGTTTGGAAATTCTTTTAGAAAAATTAATTACATTAACTGCGATGTTGAAAAGAATAAATGCCTTGTCCAAGGGATATCTGGGTATCCAACCTGGGATATAGGTGGAAAAAAATATGAAGGAACTCAACCGCTTGAGAAACTTTCTGTATTAACTGGTTGCTCAATAAAAAAATAAAAAAAGTCCGAAAATTTCGGACAAAAAATTATTTTTTAAGGGGGAGCATTGGGACCATCTTCTGGTCGTATGGGGTTATTACAAAAGTTGTGTTATCTGAGTTAGTTAGTGCTTCTAATGTCGTTATATACCTCCATTGAAGGTACTCCGGGGTAAGGCTTTCTGCTATAATCTTCTGAGCATCAGCAATACCCTTTGCTTCGATGCGTTTTCTCTCAGACTCTTTCTCTTCTCGCATCAATGTAAACTCCATTTGTTCTGCTTCCTGCTTTGCTTTTATCTTCCGGTCAATTGCAGCGGTAACCTCTTTTGGGAGACTTACGCCCCTTAGAAGAACTCTTTCAAGCTCAATACCGTTGCCTTTGTATATTCCCCTTAGCTGCTCTTCTATTTCAGATGAAATCTTCCCACGATTAAAGTTGTAGAGATCTTCGGGAGAGTGGCTTGCTACAACATCTCTTGCTACATTTCTAAGCGGAGATACAATAGCGATTTCCTGGCTTTCTTCCTCAACACCAAATCTCTTGTAAAACTTGTCCGCCTCAGTTGGGATTAGGTGGTACTGAACTGCTACATCAATTGTTGCCATCATACCCTGGTTTGTTGGAACAGTCATTGTTTCTTTTCTTTCCTGAGTTCTGACACTCATGTCAATTGCAGAAGAAAGTGGATTTTTCATGTGTATCCCTGGCTCAAGCTCTTTTTCATAAACATGGCCTAACTTGTCAATGACAGCAACATAGCCTGCCGGAACTCTGGTACAACTTCTTAATCCAACAATAAGGGAAAGAAGTCCTGCTGCAATTGCTCCTCCAATTTTGCTTCCTTTAACGCTTTCTTCTCTCATTTTTCGTTCCTCCTTTCAATTCATAAAAAATAGAATTCAATAAGCTTGATTAATCTTTATCTTACTTTTTACGGACAACACTAAAAAATTTTATAAAGAACGAAATTTTGAAGTAATTATGAAGAAATCAAAAACCCTTGATGCAAAGGACCTAAGAATTCTAAGAGAACTTGAAAATGATGCAAGAAAGAGC
Encoded here:
- a CDS encoding prohibitin family protein, producing MREESVKGSKIGGAIAAGLLSLIVGLRSCTRVPAGYVAVIDKLGHVYEKELEPGIHMKNPLSSAIDMSVRTQERKETMTVPTNQGMMATIDVAVQYHLIPTEADKFYKRFGVEEESQEIAIVSPLRNVARDVVASHSPEDLYNFNRGKISSEIEEQLRGIYKGNGIELERVLLRGVSLPKEVTAAIDRKIKAKQEAEQMEFTLMREEKESERKRIEAKGIADAQKIIAESLTPEYLQWRYITTLEALTNSDNTTFVITPYDQKMVPMLPLKK